One part of the Solanum dulcamara chromosome 3, daSolDulc1.2, whole genome shotgun sequence genome encodes these proteins:
- the LOC129882908 gene encoding cysteine-tryptophan domain-containing zinc finger protein 7 isoform X2: MISGGSRDGRKGIGLGFDGGVEMMEETELEEGEAYSYDKNNRNDSTIDPDVSLSYLDEKLHNILGHFQRDFEGGVSAENLGSRFGGYGSFLPTNQSSPSWSHPRTPPEANNNSRQISPNNLLPEDGRQILIGSSSTSLSGRLAASSAHSAAVSALKAPQFKGERNSAQTTTRAEDSNSKSQKVKKPRNASDPKTLKLRIKVGPKNLSIQKNAEIYSGLGLDVSPSSSLDGSPIDSEGVSRDLQVSPDESPTSILQIMTSHPIRDSLLLSPLSDELISLTENEKLWGKCGYEGKKKASLESLALPNGTHYANGEVSEARKLKTYDKNSLAKDKGYANQNGSALLSKKEIDIDGLACEELVSKALKLPLLSNPYPNAADPPKDAEKTVNSSKTAIKGKTKEASSERASKKSLLPVTAIDTSSVEGSGGKVSSSRRTMEIKGSDCNDHSSGYLKKEGHNEEEKPDASSNNGQSKDGNVRNVDAVSPLKQLSRQKSSSNNEDGMKLAPEKELLAYRDTTKPKGNQCHKAQSSEVIKEGSVPHSFIASKGKKTSSSNILLSKSESEDMKKNLARDKYKEFFGDVELELEDAETGLEQIHSKEMLKGSDAISKKRVERNSSMKEKVNGRKTEKPFASAEYPSLASNGAPHTVCESNPAAPPGAGAPVVKEDWVCCDKCQTWRILPLGTDPDSLPKKWVCRLQTWLPGMNRCGISEEETTKALRALYQVPMSGATAPASHKQYSQHEHPGGALLGVTSLDTLHASQEHQKADIQAVDAGGKKIYGLKGVLSVSKQEGLLSSNSVKRNHQGTPNSRSSNGTNNSPTDENGHQLVDLPSSSIVEKQRRKQKEKRRSLENHPDRGIKNSKMSNISETDLDGSTAKKFRRDDIHYDDDHTGAKPGRSSSTGLSNSGSEKVRDKYKSKQPKVESLKNSALAKNPESHSLDGSLHKCDRKDSLKRKWSECQNSDTQPPRDIIEETCNNGRRKEKKSRVSKSSGKDSSRSKASGGTDGKGRGKKGEPVGQDLDSTVSQPSADAEDSSKMDLSALQPSVAATSSSSKVSGSHKNRTSLQEPKSSPVESVSSSPLRISKKDLCSTTKRNPKRKDEHKNANSIPSSTPRWSSYGENDRCSNRFGMIKKEESSNGKYHGMESSELDYQEKDVHDVSGATIKAKITGSDFATHRDTDVTADPLGQDNQDACRTENSDQGLNNERRNNSQFHNNGSTSKDEKLLFSQHKEKNRPVRSDSGKCKTKDPDISNESSDQRIDEGKLTSGRNKFEDKSGASSDRLQQGSKKDSFGKLLNENVKGVTQSKFVDGAEVKLDVISSLDKRQAALTDQDDEKSSRKLASDKTQQIEVLEKGKSHLTSPSIRGQNETVQSSQPVPAFKREGVANLLAVDAFEGEMLNASRQGKKSESHPGNTPNSLRHSTPPANKVRDPNARSPIRKVSASQAAANAIKEATNLKHLADRLKNSGSSESTSLYFQATLKFLHGASLLESCNDSAKHSEIYSSTAKLCEFVAHEYERLKDMAAVSLAYKCMEVAYMRVIYSSHFNANRYRNELQTALQIFPPDKVALAKGVASPQVSGTHVVSARNRASFTRLFNFAQEVNLAMDASRKSRVAFAAAYPGHSDTQCKVPALSVKKALDLSFHDVDSLLRLIRIAMEAISR, from the exons ATGATTTCTGGTGGGAGTAGAGATGGAAGGAAGGGAATAGGTTTAGGGTTTGATGGTGGAGTAGAAATGATGGAGGAAACTGAGCTTGAAGAAGGAGAGGCTTACAGTTATGATAAGAACAACAGGAATGATTCAACCATTGACCCTGATGTTTCTCTATCTTACCTT GATGAGAAACTCCACAATATTTTGGGACATTTTCAAAGGGATTTTGAAGGTGGAGTTTCAGCTGAGAATCTGG GGTCAAGATTTGGCGGGTATGGTTCATTTTTACCTACTAATCAGAGTTCTCCTTCTTGGTCTCATCCAAGGACTCCACCAGAAGCCAACAACAATAGCAGACAAATATCACCAAACAATCTGCTCCCTGAG GATGGTCGACAAATCTTAATAGGATCTTCAAGCACTTCTCTGTCAGGAAGGCTTGCAGCATCTTCTGCCCATTCAGCAGCAGTATCTGCACTTAAGGCTCCACAATTTAAGGGGGAAAGGAATTCTGCTCAAACAACTACTCGAGCTGAAGATTCCAAttcaaaaagtcaaaaagtgAAGAAGCCAAGAAATGCTTCTGACCCGAAAACGCTTAAGCTGCGTATCAAAGTTGGCCCCAAAAATTTGTCGATCCAAAAGAATGCCGAAATCTACAGTGGGCTTGGGCTAGATGTCTCTCCATCATCATCGCTGGATGGTAGCCCCATCGATAGTGAAGGGGTATCCCGTGACCTTCAGGTTTCCCCAGATGAATCCCCTACTAGTATACTTCAG ATTATGACCTCACATCCAATCCGTGATAGCTTATTGTTATCCCCCCTCTCAGACGAGTTGATTAGCTTGACTGAAAATGAAAAGCTTTGGGGAAAATGTGGATATGAAGGAAAGAAAAAGGCAAGCCTTGAATCTTTGGCATTACCGAATGGTACTCATTATGCAAATGGAGAAGTTTCAGAGGCGAGGAAATTGAAAACTTACGACAAAAATTCCTTGGCAAAGGACAAAGGCTATGCTAATCAAAATGGTAGTGCCTTATTATCAAAGAAGGAGATCGATATTGATGGTCTTGCATGTGAAGAACTTGTTTCAAAGGCCTTGAAACTCCCGCTTTTATCTAATCCATACCCTAATGCTGCCGATCCTCCAAAAGATGCAGAGAAGACAGTAAACAGTTCAAAAACAGCCATTAAGGGTAAGACAAAAGAAGCATCCTCTGAGCGGGCATCCAAGAAATCTTTGCTGCCTGTCACTGCAATAGACACAAGTTCTGTTGAAGGGTCTGGTGGAAAGGTTTCCTCATCTAGGAGAACTATGGAAATTAAAGGGTCGGATTGTAATGATCATAGCTCAGGATACTTGAAGAAAGAAGGCCACAACGAAGAGGAAAAACCTGATGCTTCATCCAACAATGGACAGTCTAAAGACGGGAATGTGCGAAATGTAGATGCAGTTAGTCCCCTCAAGCAGTTATCTCGTCAGAAAAGCTCCTCCAACAATGAAGATGGAATGAAACTGGCTCCTGAAAAGGAACTTTTAGCATATAGAGACACAACGAAACCCAAAGGAAATCAATGTCATAAAGCCCAAAGTTCCGAGGTAATAAAAGAAGGTTCTGTTCCTCATTCGTTTATAGCATCTAAGGGTAAGAAAACCTCTTCGAGCAACATCCTCTTATCTAAAAGTGAATCAGAGGACATGAAAAAGAACCTAGCCAGGGATAAATACAAGGAATTCTTCGGTGACGTAGAACTCGAACTAGAAGATGCTGAAACTGGTTTGGAGCAAATTCATTCAAAGGAAATGCTCAAGGGTTCTGATGCAATCAGTAAGAAGAGAGTTGAACGTAATAGCTCAATGAAGGAAAAAGTTAATGGTAGGAAAACTGAGAAGCCCTTTGCTTCCGCGGAGTATCCTAGTTTGGCTTCAAATGGGGCTCCTCACACCGTCTGTGAATCCAATCCCGCTGCACCTCCAGGAGCAGGGGCTCCGGTAGTTAAAGAAGATTGGGTATGTTGCGACAAGTGTCAGACTTGGCGTATACTGCCACTTGGCACTGATCCAGACAGTCTCCCCAAGAAGTGGGTCTGTAGATTGCAAACCTGGCT GCCTGGAATGAATCGCTGTGGTATCAGTGAAGAGGAAACGACGAAGGCTCTAAGAGCTCTTTACCAGGTGCCGATGAGTGGTGCTACCGCCCCTGCGTCACACAAACAATATAGTCAGCATGAACATCCTGGTGGAGCACTCTTAGGAGTAACTTCTCTTGACACTTTGCATGCCAGCCAAGAACACCAAAAAGCAGATATACAAGCTGTTGATGCTGGTGGGAAGAAAATTTATGGATTAAAAGGTGTGTTAAGTGTGTCCAAACAGGAAGGTTTACTGTCATCAAACAGTGTCAAAAGAAACCATCAGGGAACTCCAAATAGCAGAAGCTCGAATGGTACTAATAATTCTCCCACTGATGAAAATGGCCATCAACTGGTGGACCTGCCAAGTAGCTCAATCGTAGAGAAGCAGAGACGTaaacaaaaagagaagagaagatcGCTTGAGAATCATCCTGATCGGG GTATAAAAAATTCGAAGATGAGTAACATAAGTGAGACAGATTTGGATGGTTCTACAGCTAAAAAGTTCAGGAGAGATGATATacattatgatgatgatcataCTGGGGCAAAACCAGGACGGAGCTCAAGCACTGGTTTGTCAAACAGTGGATCGGAAAAGGTTAGAGATAAATATAAAAGCAAGCAGCCAAAGGTTGAATCATTGAAAAATTCGGCTTTAGCAAAAAACCCAGAAAGTCATTCTTTGGATGGTTCACTCCATAAATGTGACCGTAAAGACTCCCTTAAGAGGAAATGGAGTGAATGCCAGAATTCTGATACACAACCTCCCCGAGATATTATAGAAGAGACATGCAATAATGGCCGTaggaaagaaaagaaatcaAGGGTCTCCAAGTCCTCAGGAAAAGACTCCAGTAGAAGCAAAGCTAGTGGAGGGACTGATGGAAAAGGTAGAGGTAAGAAGGGAGAGCCAGTCGGACAAGATCTAGATAGCACTGTGTCTCAGCCTAGTGCAGATGCTGAAGATTCTTCAAAAATGGATTTGTCTGCTTTGCAGCCTTCTGTTGCAGCCACTTCAAGCTCTTCTAAAGTGTCTGGTTCACATAAGAACAGAACTAGTCTTCAGGAACCGAAGAGTTCACCAGTAGAATCGGTATCTTCATCTCCTTTGAGAATTTCAAAAAAGGATTTATGTTCAACAACTAAAAGGAATCCCAAGAGAAAAGACGAACACAAGAATGCTAATTCCATTCCCAGTTCTACACCAAGGTGGTCTTCTTATGGTGAAAACGATAGGTGCAGCAATCGTTTTGGGATGATAAAGAAGGAAGAATCTTCCAATGGCAAGTATCATGGAATGGAGTCCTCTGAACTTGATTACCAGGAGAAAGATGTCCATGATGTATCAGGTGCTACAATTAAAGCAAAGATCACAGGTTCTGATTTTGCTACTCATCGGGACACTGATGTAACTGCTGATCCATTAGGTCAAGATAATCAAGATGCTTGCAGGACAGAGAACTCAGACCAAGGCCTAAATAATGAAAGAAGGAACAACAGTCAGTTTCATAATAATGGGTCTACCTCTAAGGATGAGAAGCTTTTGTTTTCTCAGCATAAAGAAAAGAATCGTCCTGTCAGATCTGATTCTGGCAAATGTAAGACTAAGGATCCTGATATTTCAAATGAATCTTCAGATCAAAGAATAGATGAGGGGAAATTGACATCTGGAAGAAACAAGTTTGAAGATAAATCTGGTGCCAGTTCTGACAGATTACAACAAGGTTCCAAGAAAGATTCTTTTGGAAAATTGTTGAATGAGAATGTTAAAGGTGTTACTCAATCGAAATTTGTTGATGGTGCTGAAGTTAAATTGGATGTTATATCCAGCCTGGATAAAAGGCAGGCTGCTCTAACTGATCAAGATGATGAGAAATCGTCTAGGAAGCTTGCATCTGACAAAACTCAGCAAATTGAAGTACTTGAGAAAGGGAAGTCACACTTAACATCTCCTTCAATAAGAGGTCAGAATGAGACAGTTCAATCTTCACAACCAGTTCCTGCATTCAAAAGGGAGGGTGTAGCTAACTTGTTGGCAGTAGATGCGTTTGAAGGAGAGATGTTGAATGCTTCAAGACAGGGTAAAAAATCTGAAAGCCACCCTGGAAACACACCTAATAGTTTGCGACACTCTACTCCGCCTGCAAATAAGGTCCGGGATCCAAACGCTCGCAGCCCTATTCGGAAGGTTTCTGCAAGCCAAGCTGCTGCAAATGCTATTAAAGAAGCCACAAACCTTAAACATCTGGCAGATCGCCTCAAG AACTCTGGCTCAAGTGAAAGTACAAGTCTCTATTTTCAAGCAACCCTAAAGTTTCTCCATGGAGCATCCTTGTTAGAATCATGCAACGACAGCGCCAAACACAGTGAAATTTATAGCAGCACTGCAAAACTGTGCGA gtttGTTGCCCATGAATACGAGAGATTGAAAGACATGGCTGCTGTTTCACTAGCCTATAAATGCATGGAGGTTGCGTACATGCGAGTAATCTATTCCTCTCATTTCAATGCAAACAGATATAGAAATGAACTACAAACAGCCCTGCAAATTTTTCCTCCAG
- the LOC129882908 gene encoding cysteine-tryptophan domain-containing zinc finger protein 7 isoform X1, which translates to MISGGSRDGRKGIGLGFDGGVEMMEETELEEGEAYSYDKNNRNDSTIDPDVSLSYLDEKLHNILGHFQRDFEGGVSAENLGSRFGGYGSFLPTNQSSPSWSHPRTPPEANNNSRQISPNNLLPEDGRQILIGSSSTSLSGRLAASSAHSAAVSALKAPQFKGERNSAQTTTRAEDSNSKSQKVKKPRNASDPKTLKLRIKVGPKNLSIQKNAEIYSGLGLDVSPSSSLDGSPIDSEGVSRDLQVSPDESPTSILQIMTSHPIRDSLLLSPLSDELISLTENEKLWGKCGYEGKKKASLESLALPNGTHYANGEVSEARKLKTYDKNSLAKDKGYANQNGSALLSKKEIDIDGLACEELVSKALKLPLLSNPYPNAADPPKDAEKTVNSSKTAIKGKTKEASSERASKKSLLPVTAIDTSSVEGSGGKVSSSRRTMEIKGSDCNDHSSGYLKKEGHNEEEKPDASSNNGQSKDGNVRNVDAVSPLKQLSRQKSSSNNEDGMKLAPEKELLAYRDTTKPKGNQCHKAQSSEVIKEGSVPHSFIASKGKKTSSSNILLSKSESEDMKKNLARDKYKEFFGDVELELEDAETGLEQIHSKEMLKGSDAISKKRVERNSSMKEKVNGRKTEKPFASAEYPSLASNGAPHTVCESNPAAPPGAGAPVVKEDWVCCDKCQTWRILPLGTDPDSLPKKWVCRLQTWLPGMNRCGISEEETTKALRALYQVPMSGATAPASHKQYSQHEHPGGALLGVTSLDTLHASQEHQKADIQAVDAGGKKIYGLKGVLSVSKQEGLLSSNSVKRNHQGTPNSRSSNGTNNSPTDENGHQLVDLPSSSIVEKQRRKQKEKRRSLENHPDRGIKNSKMSNISETDLDGSTAKKFRRDDIHYDDDHTGAKPGRSSSTGLSNSGSEKVRDKYKSKQPKVESLKNSALAKNPESHSLDGSLHKCDRKDSLKRKWSECQNSDTQPPRDIIEETCNNGRRKEKKSRVSKSSGKDSSRSKASGGTDGKGRGKKGEPVGQDLDSTVSQPSADAEDSSKMDLSALQPSVAATSSSSKVSGSHKNRTSLQEPKSSPVESVSSSPLRISKKDLCSTTKRNPKRKDEHKNANSIPSSTPRWSSYGENDRCSNRFGMIKKEESSNGKYHGMESSELDYQEKDVHDVSGATIKAKITGSDFATHRDTDVTADPLGQDNQDACRTENSDQGLNNERRNNSQFHNNGSTSKDEKLLFSQHKEKNRPVRSDSGKCKTKDPDISNESSDQRIDEGKLTSGRNKFEDKSGASSDRLQQGSKKDSFGKLLNENVKGVTQSKFVDGAEVKLDVISSLDKRQAALTDQDDEKSSRKLASDKTQQIEVLEKGKSHLTSPSIRGQNETVQSSQPVPAFKREGVANLLAVDAFEGEMLNASRQGKKSESHPGNTPNSLRHSTPPANKVRDPNARSPIRKVSASQAAANAIKEATNLKHLADRLKNSGSSESTSLYFQATLKFLHGASLLESCNDSAKHSEIYSSTAKLCEFVAHEYERLKDMAAVSLAYKCMEVAYMRVIYSSHFNANRYRNELQTALQIFPPGESPSSSASDVDNLNNPTIADKVALAKGVASPQVSGTHVVSARNRASFTRLFNFAQEVNLAMDASRKSRVAFAAAYPGHSDTQCKVPALSVKKALDLSFHDVDSLLRLIRIAMEAISR; encoded by the exons ATGATTTCTGGTGGGAGTAGAGATGGAAGGAAGGGAATAGGTTTAGGGTTTGATGGTGGAGTAGAAATGATGGAGGAAACTGAGCTTGAAGAAGGAGAGGCTTACAGTTATGATAAGAACAACAGGAATGATTCAACCATTGACCCTGATGTTTCTCTATCTTACCTT GATGAGAAACTCCACAATATTTTGGGACATTTTCAAAGGGATTTTGAAGGTGGAGTTTCAGCTGAGAATCTGG GGTCAAGATTTGGCGGGTATGGTTCATTTTTACCTACTAATCAGAGTTCTCCTTCTTGGTCTCATCCAAGGACTCCACCAGAAGCCAACAACAATAGCAGACAAATATCACCAAACAATCTGCTCCCTGAG GATGGTCGACAAATCTTAATAGGATCTTCAAGCACTTCTCTGTCAGGAAGGCTTGCAGCATCTTCTGCCCATTCAGCAGCAGTATCTGCACTTAAGGCTCCACAATTTAAGGGGGAAAGGAATTCTGCTCAAACAACTACTCGAGCTGAAGATTCCAAttcaaaaagtcaaaaagtgAAGAAGCCAAGAAATGCTTCTGACCCGAAAACGCTTAAGCTGCGTATCAAAGTTGGCCCCAAAAATTTGTCGATCCAAAAGAATGCCGAAATCTACAGTGGGCTTGGGCTAGATGTCTCTCCATCATCATCGCTGGATGGTAGCCCCATCGATAGTGAAGGGGTATCCCGTGACCTTCAGGTTTCCCCAGATGAATCCCCTACTAGTATACTTCAG ATTATGACCTCACATCCAATCCGTGATAGCTTATTGTTATCCCCCCTCTCAGACGAGTTGATTAGCTTGACTGAAAATGAAAAGCTTTGGGGAAAATGTGGATATGAAGGAAAGAAAAAGGCAAGCCTTGAATCTTTGGCATTACCGAATGGTACTCATTATGCAAATGGAGAAGTTTCAGAGGCGAGGAAATTGAAAACTTACGACAAAAATTCCTTGGCAAAGGACAAAGGCTATGCTAATCAAAATGGTAGTGCCTTATTATCAAAGAAGGAGATCGATATTGATGGTCTTGCATGTGAAGAACTTGTTTCAAAGGCCTTGAAACTCCCGCTTTTATCTAATCCATACCCTAATGCTGCCGATCCTCCAAAAGATGCAGAGAAGACAGTAAACAGTTCAAAAACAGCCATTAAGGGTAAGACAAAAGAAGCATCCTCTGAGCGGGCATCCAAGAAATCTTTGCTGCCTGTCACTGCAATAGACACAAGTTCTGTTGAAGGGTCTGGTGGAAAGGTTTCCTCATCTAGGAGAACTATGGAAATTAAAGGGTCGGATTGTAATGATCATAGCTCAGGATACTTGAAGAAAGAAGGCCACAACGAAGAGGAAAAACCTGATGCTTCATCCAACAATGGACAGTCTAAAGACGGGAATGTGCGAAATGTAGATGCAGTTAGTCCCCTCAAGCAGTTATCTCGTCAGAAAAGCTCCTCCAACAATGAAGATGGAATGAAACTGGCTCCTGAAAAGGAACTTTTAGCATATAGAGACACAACGAAACCCAAAGGAAATCAATGTCATAAAGCCCAAAGTTCCGAGGTAATAAAAGAAGGTTCTGTTCCTCATTCGTTTATAGCATCTAAGGGTAAGAAAACCTCTTCGAGCAACATCCTCTTATCTAAAAGTGAATCAGAGGACATGAAAAAGAACCTAGCCAGGGATAAATACAAGGAATTCTTCGGTGACGTAGAACTCGAACTAGAAGATGCTGAAACTGGTTTGGAGCAAATTCATTCAAAGGAAATGCTCAAGGGTTCTGATGCAATCAGTAAGAAGAGAGTTGAACGTAATAGCTCAATGAAGGAAAAAGTTAATGGTAGGAAAACTGAGAAGCCCTTTGCTTCCGCGGAGTATCCTAGTTTGGCTTCAAATGGGGCTCCTCACACCGTCTGTGAATCCAATCCCGCTGCACCTCCAGGAGCAGGGGCTCCGGTAGTTAAAGAAGATTGGGTATGTTGCGACAAGTGTCAGACTTGGCGTATACTGCCACTTGGCACTGATCCAGACAGTCTCCCCAAGAAGTGGGTCTGTAGATTGCAAACCTGGCT GCCTGGAATGAATCGCTGTGGTATCAGTGAAGAGGAAACGACGAAGGCTCTAAGAGCTCTTTACCAGGTGCCGATGAGTGGTGCTACCGCCCCTGCGTCACACAAACAATATAGTCAGCATGAACATCCTGGTGGAGCACTCTTAGGAGTAACTTCTCTTGACACTTTGCATGCCAGCCAAGAACACCAAAAAGCAGATATACAAGCTGTTGATGCTGGTGGGAAGAAAATTTATGGATTAAAAGGTGTGTTAAGTGTGTCCAAACAGGAAGGTTTACTGTCATCAAACAGTGTCAAAAGAAACCATCAGGGAACTCCAAATAGCAGAAGCTCGAATGGTACTAATAATTCTCCCACTGATGAAAATGGCCATCAACTGGTGGACCTGCCAAGTAGCTCAATCGTAGAGAAGCAGAGACGTaaacaaaaagagaagagaagatcGCTTGAGAATCATCCTGATCGGG GTATAAAAAATTCGAAGATGAGTAACATAAGTGAGACAGATTTGGATGGTTCTACAGCTAAAAAGTTCAGGAGAGATGATATacattatgatgatgatcataCTGGGGCAAAACCAGGACGGAGCTCAAGCACTGGTTTGTCAAACAGTGGATCGGAAAAGGTTAGAGATAAATATAAAAGCAAGCAGCCAAAGGTTGAATCATTGAAAAATTCGGCTTTAGCAAAAAACCCAGAAAGTCATTCTTTGGATGGTTCACTCCATAAATGTGACCGTAAAGACTCCCTTAAGAGGAAATGGAGTGAATGCCAGAATTCTGATACACAACCTCCCCGAGATATTATAGAAGAGACATGCAATAATGGCCGTaggaaagaaaagaaatcaAGGGTCTCCAAGTCCTCAGGAAAAGACTCCAGTAGAAGCAAAGCTAGTGGAGGGACTGATGGAAAAGGTAGAGGTAAGAAGGGAGAGCCAGTCGGACAAGATCTAGATAGCACTGTGTCTCAGCCTAGTGCAGATGCTGAAGATTCTTCAAAAATGGATTTGTCTGCTTTGCAGCCTTCTGTTGCAGCCACTTCAAGCTCTTCTAAAGTGTCTGGTTCACATAAGAACAGAACTAGTCTTCAGGAACCGAAGAGTTCACCAGTAGAATCGGTATCTTCATCTCCTTTGAGAATTTCAAAAAAGGATTTATGTTCAACAACTAAAAGGAATCCCAAGAGAAAAGACGAACACAAGAATGCTAATTCCATTCCCAGTTCTACACCAAGGTGGTCTTCTTATGGTGAAAACGATAGGTGCAGCAATCGTTTTGGGATGATAAAGAAGGAAGAATCTTCCAATGGCAAGTATCATGGAATGGAGTCCTCTGAACTTGATTACCAGGAGAAAGATGTCCATGATGTATCAGGTGCTACAATTAAAGCAAAGATCACAGGTTCTGATTTTGCTACTCATCGGGACACTGATGTAACTGCTGATCCATTAGGTCAAGATAATCAAGATGCTTGCAGGACAGAGAACTCAGACCAAGGCCTAAATAATGAAAGAAGGAACAACAGTCAGTTTCATAATAATGGGTCTACCTCTAAGGATGAGAAGCTTTTGTTTTCTCAGCATAAAGAAAAGAATCGTCCTGTCAGATCTGATTCTGGCAAATGTAAGACTAAGGATCCTGATATTTCAAATGAATCTTCAGATCAAAGAATAGATGAGGGGAAATTGACATCTGGAAGAAACAAGTTTGAAGATAAATCTGGTGCCAGTTCTGACAGATTACAACAAGGTTCCAAGAAAGATTCTTTTGGAAAATTGTTGAATGAGAATGTTAAAGGTGTTACTCAATCGAAATTTGTTGATGGTGCTGAAGTTAAATTGGATGTTATATCCAGCCTGGATAAAAGGCAGGCTGCTCTAACTGATCAAGATGATGAGAAATCGTCTAGGAAGCTTGCATCTGACAAAACTCAGCAAATTGAAGTACTTGAGAAAGGGAAGTCACACTTAACATCTCCTTCAATAAGAGGTCAGAATGAGACAGTTCAATCTTCACAACCAGTTCCTGCATTCAAAAGGGAGGGTGTAGCTAACTTGTTGGCAGTAGATGCGTTTGAAGGAGAGATGTTGAATGCTTCAAGACAGGGTAAAAAATCTGAAAGCCACCCTGGAAACACACCTAATAGTTTGCGACACTCTACTCCGCCTGCAAATAAGGTCCGGGATCCAAACGCTCGCAGCCCTATTCGGAAGGTTTCTGCAAGCCAAGCTGCTGCAAATGCTATTAAAGAAGCCACAAACCTTAAACATCTGGCAGATCGCCTCAAG AACTCTGGCTCAAGTGAAAGTACAAGTCTCTATTTTCAAGCAACCCTAAAGTTTCTCCATGGAGCATCCTTGTTAGAATCATGCAACGACAGCGCCAAACACAGTGAAATTTATAGCAGCACTGCAAAACTGTGCGA gtttGTTGCCCATGAATACGAGAGATTGAAAGACATGGCTGCTGTTTCACTAGCCTATAAATGCATGGAGGTTGCGTACATGCGAGTAATCTATTCCTCTCATTTCAATGCAAACAGATATAGAAATGAACTACAAACAGCCCTGCAAATTTTTCCTCCAG